One window of candidate division KSB1 bacterium genomic DNA carries:
- a CDS encoding 4Fe-4S dicluster domain-containing protein — MKFERVGSPRAEALLRSAFWREVKFIPDGQKLKTCLQCGTCSGSCPVSYAMDITPRALVAMFRAGMIEEILQSRTIWVCASCYSCTVRCPAGIRVTDTLYALKRLAMEKKIYPNRFPVYALSKAFTRNIYNYGRNFEFGLAMRYYLRTGPFKLLANTRMGLTMMREGRMSLSPHRIKRVGEVRAIIDKAKQIGARV; from the coding sequence ATGAAATTCGAGAGGGTTGGTTCACCGCGCGCGGAAGCTTTGCTGCGCTCGGCGTTCTGGCGGGAGGTGAAGTTCATACCGGACGGTCAGAAACTGAAGACCTGTTTGCAATGCGGCACTTGTTCGGGTTCGTGCCCGGTCTCCTATGCGATGGACATCACGCCGCGGGCACTGGTGGCGATGTTTCGGGCCGGGATGATCGAGGAGATCCTGCAGAGCCGGACGATCTGGGTGTGCGCCTCCTGCTACTCGTGTACGGTGCGCTGTCCGGCCGGAATCCGCGTGACCGACACGCTTTACGCACTGAAGCGGCTGGCGATGGAGAAGAAGATCTATCCGAACCGGTTCCCGGTGTACGCGCTGTCGAAGGCATTTACGCGCAACATCTATAATTACGGGCGGAATTTCGAGTTTGGACTCGCGATGCGGTACTATCTGCGCACGGGTCCATTCAAGCTGCTGGCGAACACCCGGATGGGCCTGACCATGATGCGCGAGGGCCGCATGAGCCTGTCTCCGCACCGGATCAAGCGGGTCGGCGAGGTGCGGGCGATCATTGATAAGGCGAAGCAGATTGGAGCACGCGTATGA
- a CDS encoding class I SAM-dependent methyltransferase, which produces MSGVAIDYDPLKAKIGTAVAHHTLLRRLFYTALGMLFLRQWHVRAVLKRLARAAAPAPPLKQGGYDRWRVTDIFDAGSGFGQYSYLLARYFPRAIVHAVDVKQEQIDDCNRFARGMQLADRMKFELGDLTTFRRELAFDLALSVDVMEHIEDDLAVYRNLYASLRPGGVLIVATPSASEDAEPVAGEIKSVIGEHVREGYTRQEFVDKITGAGFKVEQMKRTYGPLWGKVAWYILQRIPMRLLTTTKLLAIVVIPWMIALYPLAALCMWLDVMSDNQRGGGWLMVARKP; this is translated from the coding sequence GCACAGCGGTGGCCCACCATACGCTACTGCGAAGGCTGTTTTACACGGCCCTGGGGATGCTTTTCTTGCGGCAGTGGCATGTGCGGGCGGTGCTGAAGCGGCTGGCGCGAGCTGCCGCCCCTGCCCCTCCGCTGAAGCAGGGGGGTTACGACCGTTGGCGAGTGACAGACATCTTCGATGCGGGGTCGGGATTCGGGCAGTACTCCTATTTGCTGGCCCGTTACTTTCCGCGGGCAATTGTCCATGCGGTCGATGTGAAGCAGGAGCAGATTGACGACTGCAACCGTTTCGCGCGGGGGATGCAGCTGGCCGATCGCATGAAGTTTGAGCTGGGGGATCTGACAACATTTCGCCGGGAGCTGGCGTTTGATCTGGCGTTGTCGGTCGATGTGATGGAACACATCGAGGATGATCTCGCGGTGTATCGTAACTTGTATGCGTCCTTGCGGCCCGGCGGAGTGTTGATCGTGGCGACTCCGTCCGCCAGCGAAGATGCGGAGCCGGTCGCGGGCGAGATCAAGTCCGTGATCGGCGAGCACGTGCGCGAGGGTTACACCAGGCAAGAGTTTGTCGACAAGATCACGGGCGCGGGATTCAAGGTCGAGCAGATGAAGCGCACGTACGGGCCGCTGTGGGGTAAAGTTGCGTGGTACATCTTGCAGCGGATCCCGATGCGCTTATTGACCACAACCAAGCTACTCGCGATCGTGGTCATCCCGTGGATGATCGCGCTCTATCCACTGGCGGCGCTATGCATGTGGCTCGACGTGATGTCTGACAATCAGCGTGGCGGCGGCTGGCTAATGGTGGCCCGCAAGCCATGA
- a CDS encoding 4Fe-4S dicluster domain-containing protein, translating into MSQVTLIIDEKPITVDEGTFLYEAIRELGIEIPAPCRYPFLAPRPACRLCVCEVYEGKGPSKIVTSCNYPVKAGMVVHTDTQIVSEARRTALINLIQRCAPNRLLAELSVDLDIAQPDWGHKHVTCIFCKLCIRACDELVGAHALSFKRIGPEDTTPIKIDPAKCILCGACAFVCPTEHIHMEDIEGRPLQHHDLRLGPNAAITLSFRQAVPNVPRIHPEDCIHFEIGGCKVCSEVCPKDCIHYDQQDEFEDVEVGAIVVATGFQDFGAGAMKQYGYGQLSNVMSALEFEKMNNAAGPTGGRILMENGREPRSIAILHCIGSRDQNHHKYCSRVCCMYALKFAHLVREKTEADVYEFYIDLRAYGKGYEEFYSRILDEGVNIIRGKGAEVVPADSARKSEGDLLVRCEDTLVGKYREVPVDMVILCTALEARSDAKELARVLNISTGADGWFIEAHPKLAPVSTTTDGVFLAGACQSPKDIPDTVAQGGAAAAQAMKLMNKGEVLMDAAYAEIMEQFCSGCRICNGLCPYSAISYDDQKRVSFVNPAMCKACGTCVAACPAGAIAARHFSDDQIYAQIEGIFA; encoded by the coding sequence ATGTCACAAGTAACACTTATCATTGACGAGAAGCCGATCACGGTAGACGAGGGGACGTTCCTCTACGAAGCAATACGCGAGCTGGGAATTGAGATACCCGCGCCGTGCCGGTATCCCTTTCTGGCGCCGCGGCCGGCTTGTCGGTTGTGCGTGTGTGAAGTCTATGAGGGCAAGGGTCCGTCGAAGATCGTTACCTCCTGCAATTACCCGGTAAAGGCGGGGATGGTCGTACACACGGACACGCAAATCGTTTCGGAGGCGCGGCGCACGGCGTTGATCAACCTGATTCAGCGGTGCGCGCCGAACCGGCTGTTGGCGGAGTTATCGGTGGATCTCGATATCGCGCAGCCGGATTGGGGTCACAAACACGTGACCTGCATCTTCTGCAAGCTCTGCATTCGCGCGTGCGACGAGCTCGTGGGTGCTCACGCTCTGTCGTTTAAGCGCATCGGCCCTGAGGACACCACGCCGATCAAGATTGATCCCGCGAAGTGCATTCTTTGCGGGGCGTGCGCGTTCGTATGTCCCACCGAGCACATTCACATGGAGGACATCGAGGGTCGGCCTCTGCAGCATCACGATCTGCGGTTAGGGCCGAATGCAGCAATTACCTTATCGTTCCGGCAAGCGGTACCGAATGTGCCCCGCATTCACCCGGAGGACTGCATCCACTTCGAGATTGGGGGCTGCAAGGTCTGTTCGGAGGTCTGCCCCAAGGATTGCATTCACTACGATCAGCAGGATGAATTCGAGGACGTCGAGGTCGGCGCGATAGTTGTGGCGACCGGGTTTCAGGACTTCGGCGCCGGCGCGATGAAGCAGTATGGGTATGGTCAGTTGTCCAACGTAATGAGCGCGCTGGAATTCGAAAAGATGAACAATGCGGCCGGTCCGACGGGTGGCAGGATTTTGATGGAAAACGGCCGGGAGCCGCGCTCGATTGCGATTCTGCACTGCATTGGCAGCCGCGATCAGAACCATCACAAGTATTGCAGTCGGGTTTGCTGCATGTACGCGCTCAAGTTCGCGCATCTGGTTCGCGAGAAGACCGAAGCGGACGTGTACGAATTCTACATTGATTTGCGCGCCTACGGGAAAGGCTATGAGGAATTCTACAGCCGGATTCTCGATGAGGGCGTAAATATTATCCGGGGCAAGGGCGCGGAGGTGGTTCCGGCCGACTCGGCGCGGAAATCCGAGGGTGATCTGCTCGTGCGCTGTGAGGACACGCTGGTTGGCAAGTATCGCGAAGTGCCGGTGGACATGGTGATTCTCTGCACGGCGCTGGAAGCGCGCTCTGATGCGAAAGAGCTGGCGCGGGTGCTGAACATCTCGACGGGCGCGGACGGCTGGTTCATCGAAGCGCATCCCAAGCTGGCGCCGGTCTCGACCACGACCGATGGCGTGTTCCTCGCCGGGGCCTGCCAGAGCCCGAAGGATATACCGGACACGGTGGCCCAGGGCGGTGCCGCCGCGGCACAGGCGATGAAACTGATGAACAAGGGCGAAGTGCTGATGGACGCGGCGTACGCGGAAATCATGGAGCAGTTCTGCAGCGGCTGTCGGATCTGCAACGGCCTGTGCCCGTATTCAGCCATCTCGTATGACGATCAGAAGCGCGTGAGTTTCGTGAATCCGGCGATGTGCAAAGCCTGCGGTACGTGCGTCGCGGCCTGTCCCGCGGGCGCGATTGCAGCACGCCACTTCAGCGACGATCAGATTTACGCTCAGATTGAGGGGATATTCGCATGA
- a CDS encoding CoB--CoM heterodisulfide reductase iron-sulfur subunit B family protein codes for MKFAYFPGCSLEYTARPYDQSVREVFKALQIPLEEIDDWNCCGATMYMSQDNLVAYSVSARNLAIAQKMGCDAVCAPCSSCYTILRKTNRYVQWDPQARAMINEALGSADLSYTEVLDVRHPLDILVNDVGLDRIVDRATKSLSGFRIAPYYGCQIVRPVYHFDDMDNPTTMDRLFTALGAEVIGDYPGKVRCCGGMLMMTFEDVALDLNHSLLQGAEERGANVMATVCPMCQMNLESYQPRINETRQANHHLPVVYFTQLLGLALGIEPAKLGLDSLIVRLPELKAGQLVSEATYE; via the coding sequence ATGAAGTTCGCCTATTTCCCGGGCTGCAGCCTCGAATACACGGCGCGGCCCTACGATCAGTCGGTCCGCGAGGTATTCAAGGCGCTGCAGATTCCGCTCGAAGAGATCGACGATTGGAACTGCTGCGGCGCGACGATGTACATGTCACAGGACAACCTGGTGGCCTACTCGGTGAGCGCGCGCAATTTGGCGATCGCGCAGAAGATGGGTTGCGACGCAGTGTGCGCACCGTGCAGCAGTTGTTACACGATCCTGCGCAAGACCAATCGTTATGTGCAGTGGGATCCGCAGGCACGCGCGATGATCAATGAAGCGTTGGGCTCGGCCGATCTTTCCTACACCGAGGTGTTGGACGTCAGACACCCGTTGGACATCCTGGTCAACGATGTCGGATTGGACCGGATCGTGGACCGGGCGACGAAGTCCTTATCGGGCTTCCGGATTGCGCCTTACTATGGTTGCCAGATCGTGCGGCCCGTCTATCATTTCGATGACATGGACAATCCCACGACCATGGACCGCCTGTTCACGGCGCTGGGCGCTGAAGTGATCGGCGATTATCCGGGCAAGGTGCGTTGCTGCGGCGGCATGCTGATGATGACGTTTGAGGACGTAGCGCTCGACTTGAATCACAGCCTGCTGCAGGGCGCGGAGGAGCGCGGGGCGAACGTCATGGCAACGGTCTGTCCGATGTGTCAGATGAATTTGGAATCGTACCAACCGCGGATCAACGAAACGCGGCAGGCCAATCATCACCTGCCAGTGGTTTACTTTACGCAGTTATTGGGGTTGGCGTTGGGGATCGAGCCGGCCAAACTGGGCCTGGACTCCCTCATCGTTCGGCTGCCGGAGCTCAAGGCAGGTCAACTCGTCAGCGAGGCGACTTATGAGTGA
- a CDS encoding Ni/Fe hydrogenase subunit alpha, producing the protein MKSITIDPITRLEGHGKIHLFVKEDGELANCYFQVPELRGFEKFCQGRPVEEMARITTRICGVCPDAHHMAAAKAADAVYGVKIPSAAYKLRSLVYNAFFAGDHTTHFYALGGPDFVCGPDAPPGERNILGVIAKVGLDAGKQVIAQRAAGQRVIEIIGGKKVHPVTALPGGMSKRVSKDEQAEIQKLGDQMVEFAKFTVKVLNDVVLANPAYVELILSDSYAHKTYNMGLVDEQNKVNFYDGKVRVVGPDGKEHAKYEPKDYLQFVAEHVEPYSYLKYPYLKQIGWKGFVDGVDSGVYKASPLSRLNVSDGMATPLAQAEYERFYATLTHDKSGKTMVHATLATHWARVVELIYAAEMVQKLSRDDEITSDKIMEIPTATPSEGVGIVEAPRGTLTHHYRTDSKGIVVEANLIVGTTNNNAAITMSIKRAAEGLIKRGTEITQGTLNRIEMAFRAYDPCFGCATHSLPGEMPLEVIVHDADTGEVVQIARRQC; encoded by the coding sequence ATGAAGAGCATCACCATAGATCCCATTACCCGGCTGGAAGGCCACGGCAAGATCCACCTGTTTGTCAAGGAAGACGGCGAGCTCGCGAACTGCTATTTTCAGGTGCCGGAACTGCGCGGGTTCGAGAAATTCTGTCAGGGGCGGCCGGTGGAGGAGATGGCGCGCATTACGACGCGCATTTGCGGAGTCTGCCCCGATGCTCACCACATGGCGGCGGCCAAGGCAGCGGATGCGGTGTACGGAGTCAAGATCCCCAGCGCGGCGTACAAGCTTCGCTCGCTGGTGTATAACGCGTTTTTCGCGGGCGATCACACGACGCATTTTTATGCACTGGGCGGTCCGGACTTTGTGTGCGGGCCGGATGCCCCTCCGGGCGAGCGGAACATACTCGGCGTCATTGCGAAAGTCGGTCTGGACGCGGGAAAGCAGGTGATCGCGCAGCGCGCGGCCGGTCAGCGGGTGATCGAGATCATCGGCGGGAAGAAAGTGCATCCCGTGACGGCCTTGCCGGGGGGCATGTCGAAACGCGTGAGCAAGGACGAGCAGGCGGAGATCCAGAAGCTGGGCGACCAGATGGTTGAGTTTGCCAAGTTCACGGTGAAAGTGCTGAACGACGTTGTGCTGGCGAATCCGGCATACGTCGAGTTGATCTTATCCGATTCTTACGCTCACAAGACCTACAATATGGGTCTGGTCGATGAGCAGAACAAGGTGAACTTCTACGACGGTAAGGTGCGCGTTGTGGGTCCGGACGGGAAGGAACACGCGAAATACGAGCCCAAGGACTACCTGCAGTTCGTGGCCGAGCATGTGGAGCCTTACAGCTACCTGAAGTACCCGTATTTGAAGCAGATCGGATGGAAGGGCTTCGTGGACGGGGTGGACTCGGGCGTTTACAAGGCCTCGCCGCTTTCGCGTTTGAATGTTTCGGACGGCATGGCCACACCGCTCGCTCAGGCGGAGTACGAGCGATTCTACGCGACCCTGACCCATGACAAGAGCGGCAAGACCATGGTGCACGCCACGCTGGCAACGCATTGGGCGCGCGTGGTCGAGTTGATCTATGCAGCCGAGATGGTGCAGAAGCTCTCCCGCGACGACGAGATTACGTCCGACAAGATCATGGAGATTCCGACAGCGACGCCGAGCGAGGGCGTGGGCATTGTGGAGGCTCCGCGCGGAACGTTGACACATCATTACCGTACCGACAGCAAGGGCATCGTCGTCGAGGCGAATCTGATCGTTGGGACGACGAATAATAATGCAGCGATCACGATGTCGATCAAGCGCGCGGCGGAAGGATTGATCAAGCGGGGCACCGAGATCACACAGGGCACGCTGAACCGGATTGAGATGGCATTTCGGGCCTACGATCCGTGTTTCGGCTGCGCCACGCACTCGTTGCCGGGCGAGATGCCGTTGGAGGTAATCGTGCATGACGCGGACACCGGCGAGGTCGTGCAGATCGCGCGACGGCAGTGCTGA
- a CDS encoding hydrogenase iron-sulfur subunit, which yields MSFEPKILGILCNWCSYTGADLAGTARLKYPPNVMSVRVMCSGRVDPGFILSALRAGADGVLVCGCHPGDCHYVEGNYKCLRRMPLTKKLLEGLGVDPRRLRLEWVSASEGVRFQKVITEFTEQIRLLGPLSLQEINFDGADLSDGVKQFQPGEHAVPVEEASHA from the coding sequence ATGAGCTTCGAACCAAAGATTCTGGGCATTCTCTGCAACTGGTGCAGCTACACCGGAGCGGATCTGGCCGGGACGGCGCGCCTGAAGTATCCGCCGAACGTGATGAGTGTGCGGGTCATGTGCAGTGGACGCGTCGATCCGGGCTTCATTCTTTCCGCCTTGCGGGCGGGCGCGGACGGCGTGCTGGTGTGCGGCTGCCATCCCGGCGACTGCCATTACGTGGAGGGCAACTACAAGTGTCTGCGGCGAATGCCGTTGACCAAGAAACTACTCGAAGGCCTGGGCGTTGATCCTCGGCGATTACGGTTGGAGTGGGTTTCGGCATCCGAGGGCGTTCGATTTCAGAAGGTCATCACCGAGTTTACGGAGCAGATTCGGTTGTTGGGTCCGCTATCATTGCAGGAAATCAACTTCGATGGCGCGGACCTGAGTGACGGGGTGAAGCAATTCCAGCCCGGCGAACATGCGGTTCCGGTCGAGGAGGCAAGTCATGCCTAA
- a CDS encoding hydrogenase maturation protease, giving the protein MPIILCLGNEIISDDRFGYEVAEALKDDAVFCGTVEVHFAARAGFELIPLLAERPAALVVDTIRTGHDQPGTVRMHDMGAFAPSNHLVNSHQISLPTALALARLYGIPMPASIEVLTVEAADLETLSEALTVRVAAAVAPAQQLIRKWLNSKVENHVSFKD; this is encoded by the coding sequence TTGCCCATCATATTGTGCTTGGGCAATGAGATTATTTCTGACGACCGATTTGGTTATGAGGTCGCGGAGGCACTGAAGGATGACGCGGTCTTTTGCGGCACGGTGGAAGTGCATTTCGCGGCCCGGGCGGGATTTGAGCTGATTCCGCTGCTTGCGGAACGTCCGGCGGCGCTGGTGGTGGATACCATTCGGACCGGGCACGACCAACCCGGGACGGTGCGGATGCACGACATGGGCGCGTTTGCTCCGAGCAATCATCTGGTGAACAGCCATCAGATTAGTCTGCCGACGGCGCTGGCCCTTGCGCGGCTGTACGGGATTCCGATGCCGGCGTCGATTGAAGTACTGACGGTAGAGGCCGCGGACCTGGAGACTCTGAGCGAAGCGCTTACCGTGCGCGTGGCGGCGGCCGTGGCGCCTGCTCAGCAACTGATACGGAAATGGCTAAATTCAAAGGTTGAGAATCATGTCTCCTTCAAAGACTGA
- a CDS encoding CoB--CoM heterodisulfide reductase iron-sulfur subunit A family protein, translated as MSDHVSRNGKPPACRIGLYVCHCGTNISKMVDVVGLADEFGTRGQVVVARHYRFMCSEPGQELIIKDIREQKLDRVVVAACSPLMHELTFRKAVERGGINRYLFEMVNIREQVSWVTTDYSAATGKARRLINGGLARVARHEPLEMRRVPITKRVMIIGGGIAGIETALQLADAGIEVVLVEKEDSIGGHMAMFDKTFPTLDCAACILTPKMVAVGQHPNITLRTWTEVQEVGGYVGSFKVKLRKKSRYVDTNICNGCGACYEACPSRPLPGVRKLVLGHELGKQGPALHRDTPKAGKLVRAEVEHPDTV; from the coding sequence ATGAGTGATCATGTTTCGCGAAATGGAAAACCTCCCGCTTGCCGGATCGGCTTGTATGTGTGCCACTGTGGGACGAATATTTCGAAGATGGTGGATGTCGTGGGACTGGCCGACGAGTTCGGCACGCGGGGCCAGGTGGTCGTGGCCCGCCACTATCGCTTCATGTGTTCGGAACCGGGGCAGGAACTGATCATCAAGGATATCAGAGAGCAGAAGCTGGATCGGGTGGTCGTCGCCGCCTGTAGTCCGCTGATGCATGAGCTGACGTTTCGCAAAGCGGTGGAGCGCGGCGGGATCAATCGCTACCTGTTCGAGATGGTGAATATCCGTGAGCAGGTAAGTTGGGTAACGACGGATTACAGCGCGGCGACGGGTAAAGCCCGGCGGCTAATCAATGGCGGCCTGGCTCGTGTGGCGCGGCATGAACCGCTGGAGATGCGGCGGGTGCCGATTACCAAGCGGGTAATGATCATCGGGGGTGGAATCGCCGGGATTGAGACAGCGCTGCAGTTGGCCGATGCGGGGATTGAGGTGGTCCTCGTGGAGAAGGAAGACAGCATCGGCGGTCACATGGCGATGTTCGACAAGACCTTCCCGACCTTGGACTGTGCCGCCTGCATTCTGACGCCGAAGATGGTGGCGGTGGGTCAGCATCCGAATATCACTCTGCGGACATGGACCGAAGTCCAGGAAGTCGGAGGGTATGTGGGCAGTTTCAAAGTGAAATTGCGGAAGAAGTCCCGGTACGTGGACACGAACATCTGCAACGGTTGCGGGGCCTGTTATGAGGCCTGTCCGAGTCGTCCGCTGCCGGGCGTGCGAAAGCTCGTTCTGGGTCACGAGCTGGGCAAACAGGGTCCCGCGCTACATCGGGACACTCCGAAGGCGGGCAAGCTTGTACGAGCAGAGGTCGAACATCCGGACACGGTTTAA
- a CDS encoding oxidoreductase, translating to MPKPKLAIYWAASCGGCDIAILDIEEKILDVAEFFDVVFWPCAMDFKYQDIEAMPDKSITLTLFNGAIRSDENFHLAEVLRKKSVVLCAFGSCASEGCIPGLANFFKLDDITKYAYLQSPSTTNPDQIIPGPLTKVPEGELRLPRLWNTVRTLPQVVDVDYIIPGCPPQSNQIAAVVGAVIDILKHNKPLPPKGTVLGASEKCCCDECTRARNVKKITKFVRPFEIIPDPDLCLLEQGIVCCGPSTRSGCGAKCVSAGVPCRGCYGVPENVRDQGAKMVSAIASVIDSTDPEEIEQIIDTIPDPLGTFYRFTLADSFLRRAQR from the coding sequence ATGCCTAAACCCAAACTGGCGATCTACTGGGCGGCCTCGTGCGGCGGTTGCGACATTGCGATTCTTGACATCGAGGAGAAGATTCTCGATGTCGCGGAGTTCTTCGACGTGGTGTTCTGGCCGTGCGCGATGGACTTCAAGTATCAGGATATTGAGGCGATGCCGGACAAGTCCATCACGCTGACCCTGTTCAACGGCGCGATCCGCAGCGACGAGAACTTCCATCTCGCGGAAGTGCTGCGGAAGAAGTCGGTGGTGCTTTGCGCGTTCGGGAGTTGCGCCAGCGAAGGCTGCATTCCGGGTCTGGCCAACTTCTTCAAGCTCGATGACATCACGAAATACGCGTATCTGCAGTCGCCCTCGACGACAAATCCGGATCAGATCATCCCCGGGCCGTTGACGAAAGTGCCGGAGGGCGAACTGCGGCTTCCACGGCTGTGGAATACCGTGCGGACCTTGCCGCAAGTTGTTGACGTTGACTACATCATTCCCGGTTGTCCGCCTCAGAGCAATCAGATCGCGGCGGTGGTCGGTGCGGTGATTGACATTCTGAAACACAACAAGCCATTACCGCCGAAGGGCACGGTGCTGGGCGCATCGGAGAAGTGTTGCTGCGACGAATGCACGCGCGCCCGAAACGTGAAGAAGATTACGAAATTCGTACGGCCGTTCGAGATCATCCCGGATCCGGACCTGTGCTTGCTGGAACAGGGGATCGTATGTTGCGGACCGTCCACGCGCTCCGGTTGCGGCGCGAAGTGCGTATCCGCGGGGGTTCCGTGCCGGGGGTGTTACGGCGTGCCCGAAAATGTGCGCGATCAGGGGGCGAAGATGGTCTCCGCCATTGCCTCGGTGATTGACTCGACGGATCCGGAGGAGATTGAGCAGATCATCGACACGATTCCCGATCCGCTGGGCACGTTTTATCGCTTTACTCTGGCCGATTCCTTCCTCAGGAGAGCGCAGCGATGA